ACAGATAAATCAGCATTCTAGATACTCATCTGGCAGAAAGATGAACATTTTATGCCCATGATGCAAAGACCAGTGAGTGTCATTTCACTGAAAGGTGCAAAGGCATGGTGTTAGACACACCATCCTCTAAAAAAATGCAATCCTCTAAACATTGCAAAAACAACCTAGGGCTCATATCCCATGCAGCTCTCCCTCCAGGGTCAGAATGACTCCTTATGCCATAACCCTACAGTGCCTGGACTGTGCCGAAGGCGCAAGAAGCAGATCGGCAATGTATGTCTGAGGATGACCAACGCTCCCAGCTAATGGAGAGAATCATCTAAACTCAGTTCACTGGGTGAACTCCTGCTCATGTTTGTCAGGCTTGCCATGAGGGATTTAACTTTATGGGCATAGTAGTCCCTTAAATTGACTGAAGGGACCTCCTTCATTCCATCTCCAAAGTCACAGCTACGCATAGCactctcaagttgcttttggcgcCGGTAAAAGTGGGAGAACTTATTGAAGATCAAGGTGATGGGCAAGACCACCACCAGGATGCCTGCCAAGAtgcaggcagaggcagtcagcTTCCCGGCTGTGGTCCCTGGGACCACATCTCCATACCCCACAGTGGTCATACTGACGGTAGCCCACCACCAGCAGGCGGGGATGGTAGCCAGGCCTTCGTTCTCCTCCTTTTCGATGGTATAGGCCACCACCGAGAAGATGGAAATCCCCACCGAGAGGTAGAGCAAGAGCAGCCCCACTTCCTTGTAGCTGTATTTCAGGGTGGCTCCCAAGGAGCGGAGGCCAGTGGAGTGTCTGGCCAGCTTGAGAATCCGGAAGATCCTCATCAGCCTCAGGACCTGAGCCACCCTGCCCAAGTTAGCCAAGGTAGGCGAACTCTCCACCACCAGGTTCACCACCAGAGTTATGTAAAAGGGCACAATAGACATGAGGTCAATGAGGTTTAGAGCATTCTTGAAGAACTTGAGAAAGTCAGGGGCCACAGCAAACCTGGCCACCAACTCAAATGTGAACCAGGCGATACCAAAGTGCTCCACGATTTCGAACCTGGGGTCTTCACCAGGGTTGCCCTGGCTATCAGGGATTTGGAAGTCGGGCAGGCTATTGAGGCACATGGTGATGATAGATCCCAACACCACCAGGATGGACAGGACGCTGAAGACCCTGCTTAGGACCGAGTAGCCCGGGTTGTCCAGTGCCAGCCACAGCTGCCTGCGGAAGTTGCCCAGGGGTTGGCCATCGAACTTGGAAGCATCGTTATAGAAGGCCAAGATCTCGTCAAAGGAGGACGTGGTACTCTCCTGGTCGCTCTGTTCGTCCCACTTCTCCTGCTCAGGTTCCACTTTGCGGCCATGGTAGCTATAGCTGCAGCAAGAGTCGATGAAGAACTCATTGATGCCCCAGTACTCGATCTCCTGGCTGAAGGAGAAAACGCACAGCTCAGCCATGACGTGCAGCTTGCCGGTGTGGTAGAAATGTAAGACGTAAGGAAAGAGCTCAGGGTTACGGTCGAAGTAGAACTCATGCTGGACGTCGTCATAGTCATCGCAGAGTTCCAGAATCGCCTCTCGAGAGTGGCAGAGGAGCAGCCGGCCCAGGCGCGTCTCAGGGAAGCGCAGCAGCGTGTGGGAACGCAGCCGTCTCTTGAAGCCGCCCACATTGACGCGGATCTCTCCATCCTCGACGTCGGCCTCGGACACGTCCCACAGGCTCTGACGGGTCATGCTGGAGATGCCCAGGCGCCCGCGCCGCGCGGGGGCGCTACACCTGAAAGCGGAGGGAACCGCATCCGTGTGAGCGCCGGcactccccaccccagcctcgctttttccttctccccaccctcctctgGCGGGCCCAGTCCTCTccagcagggtctctgtgtgcgGTTGGGCACTGGGGTGCTGGAATGGTTCTATGGGGGTTGACCCCTTCTCAAGGCAAGGCAAGGGTGTTCGTTTCTACGAGTATAGTCgggcctccacctcctcccccgGAGTAGCGTCCAACGGCTCTGAGAGCCCGGGGATGGGGGGTGGCGGGTGGGGGCTGCGTGCTGACCTTGCCTGTGAGCAGATCAAGGAGACGCCCCCGCCCTCTCGCCGCAGACAGGCGGGACCCAAGCTGAGATGCGCACCGCAGGGCTGGGCCAAGAAGGGGGCGCGGAGATTTGGGAGGGGGCGGGGAAATTCACCGCTCCAGTCGGTAAATCTGGGCCCAGGGGGGAGAGGGTCAACTCGGCGTCCCAGTCTTCAGCCTTCAAGGACCGATCCCCTTTCCTGCCCCCTCCCTACCCCCATCCCTGCGCCCTTCTGGCGCCGTGCCCCCGGGCCGCGTGCGCTGCGCCTTCCCCTGGCTTGCCTTGCGCGTTCTGGAAGCGCTTACCTGGGTGCACCGGCGCCCGCGGCCGAGGCCGGCGGGAAACTTCCCCGACCTGCTGGCGAGCATCACCGCGGTGGCCGCCGCAGGCTGGCTGCGCGAGTGCGCGCGGGTGCGAGGATGTGGatgtgtgcgcctgtgtgtgtgccCCGCCACCGGGCAGGCGGGGTCCGCCGTGCGCCTCCTTCAGTCTCGAGCCCCACACGCCGCCGCCTGCAGCCGCGAGAGGCTCACAGGTGGCTGCGTGGCCCCGGCGCTCGTGGAGCCCCCCTCTTCCGATCCGCGCGCCCCTCACCCGCCGAGAGAGGCAGGAGCCCACGCCGCCGGCGCCCGCGGAGCGGGGGTGGGAACAGAGCCCGTGCGCCTTGCGGAGGGCCCAGAGCCCCGAGCCGCGCGATGGTGCTGAACGGACAGCTCCGTGCGCTTCAGCCTGGGGCTCAGCCGCCGCCCCAGACTCCGAAGATGTCATTCTGTTCCCCGGCGCCCTCAAGCTCTGCACCGAGCCAACACCTTTCCCCCCCTCCCTCAGCATCCTCCGGGGACAGCTGTTATTGCCAGCACCCCCAGGGCTCAGGCAGAAGGTTGCCTACGGCGACTTTCTCCCTCGCTGGGTCTGTAGAGACAGGCTAGGGAATGAGGGATGACTTTGGTGTGTAGGGTAGATATGGCAGCAACAGAAGAATTTGTGGGCTTCCTCTTTCAGAGACCTGAAGAAAAGTTTCCCACACCTGGAAATGGGGTTATTGGAAAATAGGTTTTGTCAGATAAGGCAGGTCGAGCTGCGGCAGGGATGTGGGCGGAGCAAGAGGTTGGGGAGGTGTGCGCAGGTCCCGTTGGCCTGGAAAGGAGTCATGGAGTTTTGTTTGAGAATTCTGGGTGGGTATCGTGTATGTACAGGCCAGTGTGGTGTGTGGGCTGCAAAGGGGTGCTTTGATTTCTGTGCACAAATGTGGTCTGAGAACAGTAGGACTTTCCAATGTCTGTGAACAACATTGACAACGTCTTCTGATGGATGGGAAGATGCATGCAGCGTGCGTGTACAGGGAACTGTAGCATCCGTGTAGAATGTGTATGTGATGTGGGACTGTGTGCTATGTAAACACTGTGACCTCAGCACCAGTATGGTCATCACAAGACTTAGGGTCCTCCTAACTGACCCAAGCCGAGAAATGGACCCTTATTCCGGCGTCTCCCTTTGGTCTCTGGGTCTGTTGCACGGTCCTCATTTTCAGACTATTGGGTTCATCCTTAGCACGGAGCTAGGGTCTACATGTCTTGGTCAGAAGTCCTAAGAGAGTTCTCATCGGGTGGCTCCAGACTCACAGGAAAAACAGCACAGCCATAATGAGAAACATTTTCCTTATGTGGCTCTGAGGACACCACCTTAATGGAAAGCTGTTCTGGCTCTAGACTGCTTAACGGTCTGGGACTGGAGCTCTGGGctagagtgtttgcctggcatgtgtgaagccctgggtgttggtccccagaaccacataaacaaTGCAAAAGACAAGCCTGCTGTGGGCTTCCTCATCTGGAGAGAATCCTTGATCTAGTTTTGTATGGGATCACTGGATCCAAGTGGGACTCATCGTTGTGCCAGCCACTCACCTTTGAGCATGAGTGATATGTGTACATGGGCAAGTGTGTCCTCACTGAGAGGACTCCACACTCATGTCCCCGAAGCATCTGTGGGTGTGGGCTTCCAGCAAAAGCGGTCATGTGTGGGAAGAGTAGTGTGGTGTGGTCCACATGAGCTTCCTTTCTATGTTTGATGCtagaggggtggtggtggtggtggtggtaggtgtgtatgtgtgtagggagTGGTCAGTCTATTGGTGTCTGTCTCCGTGTCCACTTATTTGTGATTACTCATTTTTCCTTACATGTTtcagttagcatacaaaataattatGACATTCTCATTCATTTATCATTTACTTTTCCTATGTCACCCTGTCTTGcagtccccttccctcccccaacgacccccctttcttctgttttatgagacagggtctctctatgtagctctggctgtcctggtactcattatgtaaaccaggctgtccttgaactcacagagggctGGGATCAtactgt
This genomic interval from Peromyscus eremicus chromosome 20, PerEre_H2_v1, whole genome shotgun sequence contains the following:
- the Kcns2 gene encoding potassium voltage-gated channel subfamily S member 2: MTRQSLWDVSEADVEDGEIRVNVGGFKRRLRSHTLLRFPETRLGRLLLCHSREAILELCDDYDDVQHEFYFDRNPELFPYVLHFYHTGKLHVMAELCVFSFSQEIEYWGINEFFIDSCCSYSYHGRKVEPEQEKWDEQSDQESTTSSFDEILAFYNDASKFDGQPLGNFRRQLWLALDNPGYSVLSRVFSVLSILVVLGSIITMCLNSLPDFQIPDSQGNPGEDPRFEIVEHFGIAWFTFELVARFAVAPDFLKFFKNALNLIDLMSIVPFYITLVVNLVVESSPTLANLGRVAQVLRLMRIFRILKLARHSTGLRSLGATLKYSYKEVGLLLLYLSVGISIFSVVAYTIEKEENEGLATIPACWWWATVSMTTVGYGDVVPGTTAGKLTASACILAGILVVVLPITLIFNKFSHFYRRQKQLESAMRSCDFGDGMKEVPSVNLRDYYAHKVKSLMASLTNMSRSSPSELSLDDSLH